Proteins from one Chitinivorax sp. B genomic window:
- the wecB gene encoding UDP-N-acetylglucosamine 2-epimerase (non-hydrolyzing), whose translation MNRKKIHLIGGARPNFMKLAPIVRALDKQSDQFEYRIVHTGQHYDREMSDVFFEELGIPKPDFYLEAGGGSHAQQTAKIMVAYETLCNEQDKPDLCLVVGDVNSTIACSLVAKKLGVAVAHVEAGLRSGDRAMPEEINRLATDAISDYFFVTEESGEVNLLREGQPREKVFFVGHVMIDNLFYQRDQLLSQNLTGQSVELKRQFGKYGVVTLHRPSNVDDKEVLTKLVGALREVATELPLIFPVHPRTRGNIEKFGIELGDRIIATSPLSYMDFLNLWKDAAVVMTDSGGLQEETTGLGVPCLTLRENTERPVTISDGTNTLVGTSPDAIVREARKVLAGQGKQGRQPKYWDGKAAERIVEILYQELTRG comes from the coding sequence GTGAATCGGAAAAAAATCCATCTGATAGGTGGGGCACGCCCCAACTTCATGAAGCTGGCGCCCATTGTACGTGCACTGGATAAACAAAGTGATCAATTCGAATACCGGATTGTGCATACCGGCCAGCATTATGATCGCGAGATGAGTGATGTCTTTTTCGAGGAACTTGGCATTCCCAAGCCGGATTTTTACCTCGAAGCCGGCGGCGGTAGCCATGCTCAGCAAACAGCAAAGATCATGGTTGCTTATGAAACGCTGTGCAACGAACAGGATAAGCCTGACCTTTGCTTGGTTGTTGGTGATGTCAATTCCACGATTGCCTGCTCGTTGGTTGCCAAAAAGCTAGGTGTCGCGGTAGCACACGTTGAAGCGGGCTTGCGTAGTGGTGATCGTGCCATGCCCGAGGAAATTAACCGTCTTGCAACTGATGCCATTTCGGATTATTTCTTCGTGACTGAAGAGAGTGGTGAAGTCAACCTTCTGCGAGAGGGCCAGCCACGTGAAAAAGTCTTCTTCGTTGGCCATGTCATGATTGATAATCTATTTTATCAGCGTGACCAATTGCTATCGCAAAATTTGACTGGGCAATCAGTCGAGCTGAAAAGGCAATTCGGCAAGTATGGCGTTGTCACACTGCATCGCCCATCGAACGTTGATGATAAAGAAGTACTGACCAAATTGGTTGGTGCATTACGTGAGGTTGCGACGGAATTACCGTTAATTTTCCCAGTGCACCCGCGTACGCGTGGGAACATTGAGAAATTCGGGATTGAGTTGGGCGATCGCATCATTGCTACCTCGCCATTGTCCTATATGGATTTTCTCAATCTGTGGAAAGATGCCGCTGTAGTGATGACGGACTCTGGCGGACTACAAGAAGAGACGACAGGGCTTGGTGTGCCATGTTTGACGCTGCGTGAGAATACCGAGCGGCCGGTAACCATTAGCGATGGCACCAATACTTTGGTTGGCACATCCCCTGATGCTATTGTGCGGGAAGCCCGTAAAGTGTTGGCTGGGCAAGGTAAGCAGGGACGTCAGCCCAAATATTGGGATGGTAAGGCTGCGGAACGTATTGTCGAAATCTTGTACCAAGAGCTGACGCGGGGATAG
- a CDS encoding NAD-dependent epimerase/dehydratase family protein — protein sequence MILVTGGAGFIGSHSVDALLAAGFQVRVLDNLSSGKLSNLPQHAALTFIQGDISDVDVVDRAMSGATAVLNLAAQVSVQASIEAPAFSAQSNITGFINIIESARRHGVQRLVYASSAAVYGSPAYLPLDEQAPTCPMSPYGLEKLINDQYAALYRELHGFSSLGMRYFNVYGPRQDPRSPYAGVISKFIDRLKQNQPLSVFGDGLQTRDFVFVKDVARANVAALQSPLQGVCNIGTGHCVTLLQMVDALAAVAGKQLQVAHLPARDGDIRESATYVSRMNDELSVRAAVSLPDGLAALLESC from the coding sequence ATGATCCTCGTCACCGGGGGGGCCGGCTTTATCGGTTCCCATTCTGTTGATGCATTGTTGGCTGCTGGTTTTCAAGTGCGTGTACTTGATAATCTATCCAGCGGCAAACTTAGCAACTTACCCCAACATGCAGCTTTGACATTTATCCAGGGTGATATTTCCGACGTGGATGTTGTTGACCGGGCTATGTCCGGTGCGACGGCGGTATTGAATCTGGCTGCACAGGTTTCAGTACAGGCGTCGATTGAAGCACCCGCTTTTTCGGCGCAGAGCAATATCACTGGCTTTATCAATATCATTGAATCAGCACGACGCCATGGTGTGCAGCGCTTGGTATATGCATCCAGTGCTGCTGTGTACGGTTCACCTGCTTATCTGCCATTGGATGAGCAAGCACCTACGTGTCCAATGTCGCCCTATGGGCTCGAAAAGTTGATCAATGATCAGTATGCCGCGTTGTATCGTGAGTTACATGGCTTTTCCAGCCTGGGAATGCGTTATTTCAATGTGTACGGCCCACGTCAGGACCCCAGATCGCCTTATGCCGGTGTAATTAGCAAATTCATTGATCGACTGAAGCAGAATCAGCCCTTGTCTGTCTTTGGTGATGGTCTTCAGACACGTGATTTTGTCTTTGTGAAAGACGTGGCGCGTGCGAATGTCGCTGCACTTCAGTCTCCATTGCAAGGGGTGTGCAATATTGGTACTGGCCATTGTGTCACGTTACTGCAAATGGTGGATGCACTTGCAGCGGTGGCGGGCAAACAACTGCAGGTTGCGCATTTACCGGCCCGGGATGGCGATATTCGTGAATCTGCTACCTATGTTTCGCGAATGAATGATGAGTTAAGTGTTCGAGCGGCTGTATCACTGCCTGATGGCTTGGCTGCACTGCTCGAGTCCTGCTGA
- the fliJ gene encoding flagellar export protein FliJ has translation MARPFQFQLLLDQAVRQSEDASRVMMTCRADWLNAEQKLQQLEGFRQEYRLRLCHTEQSGISVNQWRDYQAFIAKIDVAIRQQQEAINFAKTCFEQARDRWQTLENQVGAYRKLETRHHHQEQHRELKREQKMNDEFSARASGQAAARHDDIDMS, from the coding sequence ATGGCCAGACCTTTTCAATTCCAGCTTTTGCTGGATCAGGCTGTACGTCAAAGTGAAGATGCATCCAGAGTGATGATGACTTGTCGTGCCGATTGGCTGAATGCGGAACAAAAACTGCAGCAGCTCGAAGGTTTTCGTCAGGAGTATCGATTGCGGCTCTGCCATACGGAGCAGTCCGGTATCAGTGTCAATCAGTGGCGCGATTATCAGGCATTTATTGCCAAGATTGATGTGGCAATCCGTCAACAGCAAGAAGCGATTAATTTTGCCAAAACCTGTTTTGAACAAGCCAGGGATCGCTGGCAGACTTTGGAAAACCAGGTTGGCGCATATCGGAAACTTGAAACCCGGCATCATCATCAGGAGCAACATCGCGAACTGAAGCGTGAGCAAAAAATGAATGATGAGTTCTCCGCGCGGGCTTCAGGGCAAGCCGCAGCTCGACATGATGATATTGATATGTCATAG
- the fliI gene encoding flagellar protein export ATPase FliI produces the protein MSDVLNKWVQFTAQCRDVLADARPWQVAGRLTRAAGLVLEAAGLRLPVGSSCYILMPNGYSVEAEVVGFAGDKLFLMPVSDTYGLEPGAPVVPVDAIGYRIPVYGESFHPARRIEDKGRQVAVGEGMLGRVVDGVGRPLDKLGALDVHEYVPLTSRPFNPMDRAPVREPLDVGVRAINALLTVGRGQRLGLFAGSGVGKSVLLGMMARYTTADIVVVGLIGERGREVKDFIENILGESGLRRSVVVAAPADSPPLLRLHGASYATSIAEYFRNKGYNVLLIMDSLTRYAMAQREIALAVGEPPATKGYPPSVFAKLPQLVERAGNGREGGGSITAFYTVLTEGDDQQDPIADSARAILDGHFVLSRSLAEQGHYPAIDVEASISRVMTDILAPSEVDIVRRFKYLYSRYQRNRDLISVGAYVRGADPVLDKAIALQPRMEAFLVQLLHEREGYDTSRQMLAELALEMV, from the coding sequence ATGTCTGATGTCTTGAACAAATGGGTGCAATTCACAGCACAGTGTCGTGATGTACTAGCCGATGCCCGGCCTTGGCAGGTTGCGGGTAGATTGACACGTGCCGCGGGCTTGGTATTGGAGGCGGCTGGTTTGCGCTTGCCTGTGGGTAGTAGCTGTTACATTCTGATGCCCAATGGTTACTCGGTCGAGGCCGAAGTGGTCGGTTTCGCGGGTGATAAACTGTTCCTGATGCCGGTTTCCGATACCTATGGGCTAGAGCCCGGTGCGCCAGTAGTGCCAGTCGATGCAATTGGATACCGCATTCCGGTTTATGGCGAATCATTCCATCCTGCTCGACGTATTGAGGATAAAGGTCGGCAGGTTGCCGTTGGCGAAGGTATGCTTGGCCGGGTGGTGGATGGGGTAGGGCGACCGTTGGATAAGCTGGGCGCACTCGACGTCCATGAGTATGTGCCGTTGACATCCCGCCCGTTCAATCCAATGGACCGAGCCCCAGTAAGAGAGCCGTTGGATGTTGGCGTACGCGCTATCAATGCATTGTTGACAGTGGGGCGCGGACAACGGCTTGGCCTATTTGCGGGCTCGGGCGTGGGTAAAAGTGTGTTGCTTGGCATGATGGCACGATATACCACGGCTGATATTGTGGTAGTTGGCCTGATTGGTGAGCGCGGGCGGGAAGTCAAGGATTTCATCGAGAATATTCTGGGTGAATCCGGTTTGCGACGTTCAGTGGTGGTGGCTGCGCCAGCCGATTCGCCGCCTTTGTTGCGACTGCATGGCGCATCCTACGCGACATCGATTGCTGAGTATTTCCGCAACAAAGGGTATAACGTACTGCTGATCATGGATTCGCTGACACGTTATGCCATGGCTCAGCGTGAGATCGCCTTGGCAGTGGGGGAGCCTCCTGCAACAAAAGGCTATCCGCCATCGGTATTTGCCAAGTTGCCCCAGTTGGTTGAGCGCGCCGGGAATGGTCGTGAGGGAGGCGGTTCCATCACCGCTTTCTATACAGTGCTGACGGAAGGGGATGACCAGCAGGATCCTATCGCAGATAGTGCCCGTGCCATTCTGGATGGCCATTTTGTCCTTTCCCGTAGCCTTGCCGAGCAGGGTCACTATCCGGCAATTGATGTTGAGGCATCCATCAGTCGGGTGATGACCGATATTCTCGCCCCGTCGGAAGTCGATATCGTGCGCCGCTTCAAATATCTTTATTCGCGTTATCAGCGGAATCGCGATTTGATCAGTGTTGGTGCTTATGTGCGTGGAGCGGATCCTGTACTCGACAAGGCAATTGCGTTGCAGCCCCGAATGGAGGCTTTTCTGGTACAGCTGCTGCATGAGCGCGAAGGTTATGATACCAGCCGACAGATGTTGGCTGAGCTGGCGTTGGAAATGGTCTAG
- a CDS encoding flagellar assembly protein FliH gives MSNNIIPKEQLTAYQRWELAAFDEERLEQVGAEPATVSDELVMVPVEEVVQDVVDAPVQENLPYPTAEEIESIHQQAYQEAYQEAFGEGQKAGFEQGFEQGLSEGRLTGAAEIAQLKQVIHQINAVREAFENDIAQDVLTLVLEVARQVLRQSIAVKPEMLAAVIREAVASLPAITQTPRIVLNPADLAAVEVVLGNELQSGWNLIPDESIKVGGCRILAGNSEIDAEIATRWQRVIATLGQQTDWLD, from the coding sequence TTGTCGAATAACATCATCCCCAAAGAACAACTGACTGCGTACCAGCGATGGGAGTTGGCTGCATTCGACGAGGAGCGCCTTGAGCAGGTTGGAGCTGAGCCCGCCACAGTGTCAGACGAGCTTGTGATGGTGCCTGTTGAGGAGGTTGTTCAGGATGTGGTGGATGCGCCCGTGCAGGAAAATCTGCCTTATCCAACCGCGGAGGAGATCGAGTCGATCCATCAGCAGGCTTATCAGGAGGCTTATCAGGAGGCTTTCGGAGAGGGGCAGAAGGCAGGGTTCGAACAGGGCTTTGAGCAAGGTCTGAGCGAAGGGCGGCTGACGGGGGCGGCCGAGATAGCACAGCTCAAGCAAGTTATTCATCAAATTAATGCAGTGCGCGAGGCATTCGAGAATGATATTGCTCAGGATGTGCTGACCCTGGTGCTGGAAGTAGCACGGCAAGTACTGCGGCAAAGTATCGCGGTCAAGCCTGAGATGCTGGCGGCAGTGATCCGCGAGGCGGTGGCGAGCCTGCCTGCCATTACGCAAACACCACGTATTGTACTGAACCCCGCTGATTTGGCGGCAGTGGAGGTAGTGTTGGGTAACGAGTTGCAAAGTGGTTGGAACTTGATCCCGGACGAAAGTATCAAGGTCGGCGGTTGTCGAATTCTGGCTGGGAACAGCGAGATTGATGCGGAGATTGCAACTCGCTGGCAACGAGTGATTGCGACCCTTGGGCAGCAGACTGATTGGCTGGATTGA
- the fliG gene encoding flagellar motor switch protein FliG, with translation MSDIGMRKSAILLLCLGEESAVEVFKFLGPKEVQKLGSTMAALENVNRQEIEEVLAEFRVEVENRASLGAADEYLRSVLTKALGTDRANNLLDRILQGNEANTGIEGLKWMDSAAVAELIKNEHPQIIATVLVHLEQDQASEVLSYFVERLRNDVLLRIATLEGVQPQALRELNEVLTQLLSGTDKIKKSAMGGVQITAEILNLMGGQVETSALASIREYDPELAQRIQDKMFVFDNLLALDDRSIQVLLREVQSESLIIALKGTNQELKDKIFRNMSQRAAEMLRDDLEAKGPVRLSEVEAEQREILKIVRRLADEGQIVIATGGDEGLVE, from the coding sequence ATGAGTGATATCGGCATGCGCAAAAGCGCCATCCTGCTGTTGTGCCTGGGTGAAGAATCTGCTGTTGAGGTATTCAAGTTCCTTGGGCCCAAAGAGGTGCAAAAGCTGGGCTCAACCATGGCTGCGTTGGAAAACGTCAATCGCCAAGAGATCGAAGAGGTATTGGCCGAGTTTCGTGTCGAGGTGGAGAATCGGGCGAGCCTGGGGGCTGCCGACGAATACTTGCGCAGTGTGCTAACCAAGGCACTGGGTACCGACCGTGCCAATAACTTGCTGGATCGAATTTTACAGGGCAATGAAGCCAATACGGGTATTGAAGGCTTGAAATGGATGGACTCGGCCGCAGTGGCTGAATTGATCAAGAACGAGCACCCACAGATCATTGCTACTGTGCTGGTGCATCTGGAGCAGGATCAGGCTTCGGAGGTATTGTCCTATTTTGTCGAACGCTTACGTAACGATGTCCTGTTGCGTATTGCCACGCTGGAAGGGGTGCAACCACAGGCATTGCGCGAATTGAACGAAGTATTGACGCAATTGCTGTCTGGCACTGACAAGATCAAGAAGAGTGCCATGGGCGGGGTACAGATCACGGCGGAGATCCTGAATTTGATGGGTGGGCAGGTGGAGACTTCAGCCTTGGCCTCGATTCGTGAATACGATCCGGAGCTGGCCCAGCGCATCCAGGACAAGATGTTTGTCTTTGACAACCTACTGGCGTTGGACGACCGTTCGATTCAGGTACTGTTACGTGAGGTGCAGTCCGAGTCGTTGATCATTGCCTTGAAAGGTACGAATCAGGAGCTCAAGGACAAGATTTTCCGCAATATGTCTCAACGTGCTGCGGAGATGCTGCGTGATGACCTGGAGGCAAAAGGCCCGGTACGTTTGTCTGAGGTGGAAGCAGAGCAACGCGAAATTCTGAAGATCGTGCGTCGACTGGCAGATGAAGGCCAGATTGTGATTGCAACCGGAGGAGATGAAGGCCTTGTCGAATAA
- the fliF gene encoding flagellar basal-body MS-ring/collar protein FliF, translated as MPEALRQFLENIRQRFNSLPNNQKIAVIVGLATAIALIVAALLWTQAAPYKVLFSNVSDKDGGAITQSLQQLNIPYKLEAGGTVSVPAELVYDTRLKLAAQGLPKGGTVGFELMDNQKLGVSQFAEQVNYQRSIEGELARSIETLSSVQAARVHLAIPRQTVFLREQQKPSASVLVTLHPGRVLDGAQVAAVVHLISSSVPDMPVKNVTVVDQNGDLLSKNLDGINSSGLDPRQLSYVRQIERDYVKRIEAILEPIVGKGNAKAEVTADLDFAETEQTSETFRPNSPPEKSAIRSQQTVETVNGSPQNAAGVPGAFSNQPPGNATAPITAQPGQGTTGTAASGQGTSHRESTINYEVDKTVQHVKQSLGNVKRLSAAVVVNYKGEKAADGKLTFKARPANEMTQINNLVREAMGYSQQRGDSINVVNAPFADANVEPPTLVERLTQEAQANWQQIFKNALISLVVLYLIFGVIRPAIKYMTRVPETAPHVPHYEPGSPEEAAALEAEAAAAEEEAEVASRMATYADNLQMAKDLAKNDPRLVASVVRTWVMSEDE; from the coding sequence ATGCCAGAAGCCCTGCGGCAATTCCTAGAAAATATCCGGCAGCGCTTTAACAGCCTACCCAACAATCAGAAGATCGCGGTCATTGTCGGTTTGGCAACCGCCATCGCCCTGATTGTGGCCGCGCTATTGTGGACCCAGGCTGCGCCTTACAAAGTGCTGTTCAGCAACGTCTCTGATAAGGATGGCGGTGCGATTACCCAGAGCCTGCAACAGCTCAATATCCCCTATAAGCTGGAAGCGGGTGGGACAGTCAGTGTGCCCGCAGAATTGGTTTACGACACCCGCTTGAAACTGGCCGCACAGGGTTTGCCTAAGGGCGGTACGGTGGGCTTCGAGTTGATGGACAACCAGAAACTGGGTGTCAGTCAGTTTGCCGAGCAAGTCAATTACCAGCGTTCGATCGAAGGTGAACTGGCGCGCTCCATAGAAACCTTGTCTTCCGTACAGGCGGCCCGTGTACACTTGGCCATTCCCAGGCAAACGGTCTTTTTGCGCGAGCAGCAAAAGCCCTCGGCCTCTGTATTGGTGACATTGCATCCGGGCCGGGTGCTGGATGGGGCGCAGGTCGCAGCGGTGGTGCATCTGATTTCCAGCAGCGTACCGGATATGCCGGTCAAGAATGTGACTGTGGTGGATCAGAATGGAGACTTGCTGAGCAAGAATCTGGACGGGATCAACTCCAGTGGTTTGGACCCACGGCAGCTCAGCTATGTACGGCAGATTGAACGGGATTACGTCAAGCGTATTGAGGCGATTCTGGAGCCGATTGTTGGTAAGGGCAATGCCAAGGCCGAGGTGACCGCGGACCTGGACTTTGCTGAGACTGAACAGACCTCTGAAACATTCCGACCGAATTCGCCCCCCGAAAAGTCGGCGATTCGAAGTCAGCAGACTGTTGAGACGGTCAATGGCAGCCCGCAGAATGCTGCAGGGGTGCCTGGAGCGTTTTCGAATCAACCACCAGGCAATGCGACTGCGCCGATTACAGCCCAACCCGGTCAGGGCACCACTGGTACTGCCGCATCGGGGCAAGGCACCAGCCATCGCGAATCGACCATCAATTATGAGGTCGATAAGACCGTACAGCATGTCAAGCAATCGTTGGGCAATGTCAAACGTCTGTCTGCTGCTGTTGTGGTCAATTACAAAGGCGAGAAAGCTGCCGATGGCAAGCTGACCTTCAAGGCCCGACCTGCAAATGAAATGACTCAGATCAACAACCTGGTTCGGGAGGCGATGGGTTACAGCCAACAGCGTGGTGACTCGATCAATGTTGTCAATGCCCCTTTTGCTGATGCCAATGTTGAACCGCCAACCTTGGTTGAACGTCTAACGCAAGAAGCGCAGGCCAACTGGCAACAGATCTTCAAGAACGCCCTGATTTCCTTGGTGGTGTTGTACCTGATCTTCGGTGTGATTCGACCTGCCATCAAGTACATGACACGCGTGCCAGAAACGGCGCCGCATGTACCGCATTATGAGCCTGGTTCACCAGAAGAAGCAGCTGCGCTTGAGGCTGAGGCCGCCGCAGCGGAGGAGGAGGCGGAAGTGGCAAGTAGAATGGCGACCTATGCAGACAATCTTCAAATGGCCAAGGATCTGGCTAAGAATGACCCACGACTGGTGGCTAGTGTGGTTCGTACATGGGTGATGTCCGAAGATGAGTGA
- the fliE gene encoding flagellar hook-basal body complex protein FliE, translating into MSINGIDNMLGELRAMSAKAAGGIASSANDPAQPVDFAALLKSSLDQVSQAQQQSRELQQQFELGNPDTNLQDVMIAMQKASLSFETMVQVRNKLVSAYQEIMNIQV; encoded by the coding sequence ATGAGTATCAACGGAATCGACAACATGCTCGGTGAGTTACGTGCAATGTCCGCGAAAGCGGCGGGAGGCATTGCTTCGTCAGCCAACGACCCGGCGCAACCGGTCGATTTCGCGGCCTTGTTGAAATCCAGTCTGGATCAGGTCAGTCAGGCCCAGCAGCAATCACGCGAACTGCAGCAACAGTTTGAGTTGGGTAATCCAGATACCAACCTGCAGGATGTGATGATCGCGATGCAGAAGGCCAGCCTCTCGTTCGAAACCATGGTTCAGGTTCGCAATAAACTGGTGTCCGCCTACCAGGAAATAATGAACATCCAAGTATAA
- a CDS encoding sigma-54 dependent transcriptional regulator, with product MKPLPVLVVEDDDALREALLDTLTLSGYTVRAAVDGSDALSILGREPIGLIVSDVQMRPMDGYELLLAVKRQHPQVPFLLMTAYGDIQRAVQAMRDGAAHYLLKPFEPTALLSELARFMLPSRSDDEVGLIAEDAKSIVLLALARRVATSDATVMLSGESGVGKEMYARYLHAHSLRAKGPFVAINCAAIPEQLLESTLFGHEKGAFTGAAQAHAGKFEQAEGGTLLLDEISEMPLALQAKLLRVLQERQLERVGGTRQIKLDIRVLATSNRDMLVEVANHRFREDLFYRLNVFPLVIPPLRQRPRDIVPLAKHLLERYAARDHRMSVCFDKTAEQALQQHDWPGNVRELENVVQRALILSPTGTISLEHLLLPERVGKVVVDAELSSISPDGGEVEGADMRAHQKRLILETLAASNGVRKVAAEKLGISERTLRYKLQQFREEGEDV from the coding sequence ATGAAACCCTTGCCTGTACTGGTCGTGGAGGATGATGACGCACTGCGCGAAGCATTGCTTGATACGCTGACGTTATCTGGCTATACGGTCCGTGCGGCGGTAGATGGTAGCGATGCTTTATCCATATTAGGCCGGGAGCCAATCGGATTGATCGTATCTGATGTACAGATGCGCCCGATGGATGGTTACGAATTATTGCTGGCGGTGAAGCGGCAACACCCGCAGGTCCCATTTTTGTTGATGACGGCGTATGGTGATATCCAGCGGGCTGTGCAAGCAATGCGTGATGGCGCCGCGCACTATCTGCTCAAACCATTTGAACCGACTGCATTGTTGTCTGAGCTGGCTCGCTTCATGCTGCCTTCTCGTAGCGATGATGAAGTCGGATTGATTGCGGAGGACGCAAAGTCCATCGTACTGCTGGCTTTGGCCAGGCGAGTGGCGACATCGGATGCAACGGTAATGCTGTCCGGTGAGAGTGGCGTGGGTAAAGAGATGTATGCGCGTTATCTGCATGCACATTCCCTCCGCGCCAAAGGGCCGTTTGTTGCAATCAATTGCGCAGCTATTCCCGAGCAGTTGCTGGAATCCACGCTGTTTGGTCATGAAAAGGGCGCCTTCACAGGTGCGGCCCAGGCCCACGCCGGCAAGTTTGAGCAGGCTGAGGGTGGTACATTGTTGCTGGATGAGATTTCCGAGATGCCGCTGGCTTTGCAGGCCAAATTATTACGTGTTCTGCAGGAGCGCCAGCTGGAGCGTGTAGGTGGCACTCGCCAGATCAAGCTGGATATTCGGGTGCTGGCGACCAGTAATCGGGATATGCTAGTTGAAGTTGCCAACCATCGGTTTCGTGAAGATCTCTTCTACCGGCTGAACGTCTTTCCACTGGTGATACCGCCTTTGCGCCAACGTCCACGCGATATTGTACCGCTGGCCAAACACCTGTTGGAACGTTACGCAGCTCGTGATCACCGGATGTCGGTATGTTTCGATAAAACAGCTGAACAGGCCTTGCAGCAGCATGATTGGCCGGGTAACGTACGAGAGCTGGAAAACGTGGTGCAACGTGCGCTGATCCTATCGCCAACCGGTACAATCAGTCTGGAACACCTGCTGCTTCCCGAACGCGTTGGCAAGGTCGTTGTCGATGCGGAACTCAGCTCGATCTCACCTGACGGAGGTGAAGTGGAAGGTGCGGATATGCGAGCCCATCAGAAACGATTGATTCTGGAAACTCTGGCGGCATCCAATGGTGTGCGTAAGGTAGCCGCAGAAAAGTTGGGTATCAGCGAGCGTACCTTGCGTTACAAATTGCAGCAGTTTCGGGAAGAGGGCGAAGATGTATGA
- a CDS encoding fused response regulator/phosphatase, protein MKILIVDDAEIMLLLMQKFVTALGHQTVLARDGQQAIDLFVSEVPDMVLMDMMMPIMDGPEAATRIKSLARDRWVPIVFVTAIGEENRLADAIEQGADDYLLKPINFRILEAKIKAIERSIELHQKVREQSAKLADYYERAEEEKRVARHLMEQMVNADRLADPALTYSITPAESLSGDLIAAARTPGHRFYVMLADGIGHGLTAALNVLPLTQPFYTMTEKGFSVPEILSEINSKIRQVLPVGRFVAVSIASVDPVNRQVEVWNGGMPDILFFDSRGNERARWKSHHLPLGILPTNEFNATTAHISYDDEGWLFFCSDGLIEARREDGRLFGIEPIFEAFRTSPGKDAFIKLQSDLGTFMQGTAFHDDVSLAMVHCAAGELQPAASYSIRNDIDSSVATDLHWRIALTLGPNELRRCSVVPLLMEFVKQIDYLKPALSDIFLILSELFNNALDHGLLEVPSALKTAEAGMDEYLRIRSERLEMLSRGEIELELSQVDIQGKRALRIHIRDSGAGFDFSSLEKSQGTSRLTHGRGIRLVKSLVSYMQYSGTGNEVVLYFVPRMVGAA, encoded by the coding sequence ATGAAAATCCTGATTGTAGATGACGCAGAAATCATGCTTTTGCTGATGCAAAAGTTCGTCACTGCATTAGGGCATCAGACCGTACTGGCACGAGACGGGCAACAGGCTATCGATTTGTTCGTATCCGAAGTGCCCGATATGGTTCTGATGGATATGATGATGCCCATCATGGACGGGCCTGAGGCAGCCACTCGCATCAAATCGTTGGCCAGGGATCGGTGGGTTCCGATTGTGTTCGTGACTGCGATTGGCGAGGAAAATCGGCTGGCAGATGCAATTGAGCAGGGTGCAGACGATTACCTGCTCAAGCCAATCAATTTCCGTATTCTCGAAGCCAAGATCAAGGCCATCGAGCGTTCTATCGAGTTACATCAAAAGGTACGTGAGCAGTCAGCCAAACTGGCGGATTACTACGAGCGCGCCGAAGAAGAAAAACGCGTTGCCCGGCATCTGATGGAACAAATGGTCAATGCCGATCGCTTGGCTGATCCGGCGCTGACCTATTCGATTACGCCAGCAGAAAGCCTGTCCGGTGATTTGATCGCCGCGGCCCGAACGCCGGGGCATCGGTTTTATGTGATGCTGGCCGATGGCATCGGTCATGGTTTGACAGCTGCGCTTAATGTACTGCCGCTTACCCAACCCTTTTATACAATGACGGAAAAAGGGTTTTCGGTTCCTGAAATTCTCTCTGAAATCAATAGCAAGATCCGTCAGGTATTACCAGTTGGCCGCTTTGTCGCGGTGTCGATTGCTTCGGTTGATCCAGTCAATCGTCAGGTCGAAGTCTGGAATGGTGGTATGCCGGATATTCTGTTCTTTGATTCTCGTGGTAACGAACGGGCACGGTGGAAATCCCATCACCTGCCGCTGGGTATCCTGCCCACCAATGAATTCAATGCAACAACGGCGCATATTAGTTATGACGATGAGGGGTGGCTGTTTTTTTGCTCTGATGGTCTGATTGAGGCGCGCCGTGAAGATGGCAGGCTGTTTGGCATCGAGCCGATTTTTGAAGCCTTCCGTACTTCGCCCGGTAAAGATGCATTTATCAAGTTGCAGTCTGATCTGGGTACCTTCATGCAAGGCACAGCTTTTCATGATGATGTTTCGCTGGCCATGGTGCATTGTGCTGCGGGTGAGTTGCAACCGGCGGCCTCCTACTCGATTCGTAATGACATCGACTCCAGTGTGGCGACTGACCTGCATTGGCGGATTGCACTGACTCTGGGGCCCAACGAACTGAGGCGCTGCAGTGTCGTCCCATTGTTGATGGAGTTTGTGAAGCAGATCGATTATTTGAAGCCTGCACTGTCCGATATTTTCCTGATCCTGTCAGAACTGTTCAACAACGCACTTGATCATGGCTTGTTGGAGGTTCCCTCTGCATTGAAAACGGCAGAAGCGGGTATGGACGAATATTTGCGTATTCGTTCGGAGCGTTTGGAAATGTTGAGTCGTGGCGAGATCGAGCTTGAATTGTCGCAGGTGGATATTCAGGGTAAGCGGGCGTTGCGTATCCATATTCGGGATTCGGGCGCCGGTTTTGACTTTTCCTCACTGGAGAAAAGCCAGGGAACCAGTCGCCTGACCCATGGCCGCGGAATTCGACTGGTGAAATCGTTGGTGTCATATATGCAATACTCGGGAACCGGTAATGAAGTGGTACTCTATTTCGTGCCACGTATGGTTGGGGCGGCATGA